A single window of Hylaeus volcanicus isolate JK05 chromosome 8, UHH_iyHylVolc1.0_haploid, whole genome shotgun sequence DNA harbors:
- the LOC128881430 gene encoding uncharacterized protein LOC128881430 isoform X1, with product MASVKDTATFFAEGTASQFEHVLKLYPQALRLKADRKTKKPEELIKLDNWYQNELPKKIKSRGKDAHLNHEELVQTMKWKQTRGKFYPQLNYLVKVNTPRAVMAETKKAFKKLPNLEQAITALSNLKGVGTTMASALLAAASPENAPFMADECLMAIPEIEGIDYTTKEYLNFVQHIQNTVERLNKQTSNGKTWSPHRVELALWTHYVASELKPELLDGIPGTTENGNSHPPSNGEATEPSDDSNQEVVVNGKEPGSIDPAAIDENSTTTSFTEDSMDKPATPITVAVASEDTNDSLATNENDDSNNTPRPTDSEDTEDSQDAQEPPTKKSKK from the exons ATGGCTTCCGTGAAAGACACAGCGACTTTCTTCGCGGAGGGCACCGCGAGTCAATTCGAACACGTCCTGAAGCTTTATCCGCAGGCCCTCAGACTCAAGGCCGATCGGAAAACGAAAAAACCCGAGGAGCTAATCAAGTTGGACAACTG GTATCAGAACGAGCTGCCAAAGAAGATCAAGTCACGCGGCAAGGACGCGCACCTCAATCACGAAGAGCTGGTGCAAACGATGAAGTGGAAGCAAACA CGCGGCAAATTCTACCCTCAGCTGAACTATCTGGTTAAAGTGAACACACCCCGCGCGGTAATGGCGGAGACGAAAAAGGCGTTCAAAAAGCTTCCGAATCTCGAACAGGCGATCACTGCCCTGTCGAATTTGAAAGGAGTAGGCACCACGATGGCATCGGCCCTCTTGGCGGCAGCGTCGCCAGAGAATGCCCCGTTCATGGCGGACGAATGCCTGATGGCAATACCGGAAATCGAGGGCATCGACTATACCACCAAGGAGTACCTCAACTTTGTCCAGCACATTCAAAACACTGTCGAGAGGTTGAACAAACAAA CGTCAAACGGCAAAACATGGAGTCCTCACAGGGTAGAGCTGGCGTTATGGACCCACTACGTGGCGTCCGAGCTGAAGCCAGAGCTTCTCGACGGGATCCCGGGCACGACAGAGAACGGGAACTCTCATCCGCCCAGCAACGGTGAGGCGACGGAACCGTCGGACGACAGCAATCAGGAAGTGGTGGTGAACGGCAAAGAGCCGGGCAGTATCGATCCGGCGGCCATCGACGAGAACAGCACCACCACGTCCTTCACCGAAGACTCGATGGACAAACCGGCTACGCCGATCACGGTAGCCGTGGCCAGCGAGGACACGAATGACTCCCTCGCCACGAACGAGAACGACGACAGCAACAACACACCGCGACCAACCGACAGCGAGGACACCGAGGATTCGCAAGACGCGCAGGAGCCGCCCACCAAGAAGAGCAAGAAGTGA
- the LOC128881430 gene encoding uncharacterized protein LOC128881430 isoform X2 — MGIYRYQNELPKKIKSRGKDAHLNHEELVQTMKWKQTRGKFYPQLNYLVKVNTPRAVMAETKKAFKKLPNLEQAITALSNLKGVGTTMASALLAAASPENAPFMADECLMAIPEIEGIDYTTKEYLNFVQHIQNTVERLNKQTSNGKTWSPHRVELALWTHYVASELKPELLDGIPGTTENGNSHPPSNGEATEPSDDSNQEVVVNGKEPGSIDPAAIDENSTTTSFTEDSMDKPATPITVAVASEDTNDSLATNENDDSNNTPRPTDSEDTEDSQDAQEPPTKKSKK, encoded by the exons GTATCAGAACGAGCTGCCAAAGAAGATCAAGTCACGCGGCAAGGACGCGCACCTCAATCACGAAGAGCTGGTGCAAACGATGAAGTGGAAGCAAACA CGCGGCAAATTCTACCCTCAGCTGAACTATCTGGTTAAAGTGAACACACCCCGCGCGGTAATGGCGGAGACGAAAAAGGCGTTCAAAAAGCTTCCGAATCTCGAACAGGCGATCACTGCCCTGTCGAATTTGAAAGGAGTAGGCACCACGATGGCATCGGCCCTCTTGGCGGCAGCGTCGCCAGAGAATGCCCCGTTCATGGCGGACGAATGCCTGATGGCAATACCGGAAATCGAGGGCATCGACTATACCACCAAGGAGTACCTCAACTTTGTCCAGCACATTCAAAACACTGTCGAGAGGTTGAACAAACAAA CGTCAAACGGCAAAACATGGAGTCCTCACAGGGTAGAGCTGGCGTTATGGACCCACTACGTGGCGTCCGAGCTGAAGCCAGAGCTTCTCGACGGGATCCCGGGCACGACAGAGAACGGGAACTCTCATCCGCCCAGCAACGGTGAGGCGACGGAACCGTCGGACGACAGCAATCAGGAAGTGGTGGTGAACGGCAAAGAGCCGGGCAGTATCGATCCGGCGGCCATCGACGAGAACAGCACCACCACGTCCTTCACCGAAGACTCGATGGACAAACCGGCTACGCCGATCACGGTAGCCGTGGCCAGCGAGGACACGAATGACTCCCTCGCCACGAACGAGAACGACGACAGCAACAACACACCGCGACCAACCGACAGCGAGGACACCGAGGATTCGCAAGACGCGCAGGAGCCGCCCACCAAGAAGAGCAAGAAGTGA